In Marivirga salinae, a single window of DNA contains:
- a CDS encoding L-threonylcarbamoyladenylate synthase gives MAAEFIKLFEENPDPRKIQQIVDILKDGGVIIYPTDTIYGLGCDLTNRKAIDKLCWVKGIKPGKINLSFICEDMSHISDYVKNLSTPTFKLMKKNLPGPFTFILPANSNVPKIVNANKKTVGIRIPNNNIPIALVKALGNPLITTSIKDDDDIVEYPTDPEEIYESFKNLVDVVIDGGYGNNNPSTVIDCTKEPAEIVREGLGEIIL, from the coding sequence ATGGCAGCTGAATTTATCAAATTATTCGAAGAAAATCCTGACCCAAGGAAAATCCAACAGATTGTAGACATTTTAAAGGATGGGGGAGTTATAATTTATCCTACTGATACTATTTATGGTTTGGGTTGTGATTTAACCAACAGAAAAGCCATCGACAAACTCTGTTGGGTAAAAGGTATTAAACCAGGGAAAATCAATCTATCCTTTATCTGTGAAGACATGAGCCATATTTCAGATTATGTGAAAAATCTCTCTACACCAACATTTAAGTTGATGAAGAAAAATTTACCAGGCCCCTTTACATTTATATTGCCCGCCAATAGCAATGTTCCGAAAATCGTCAATGCCAATAAAAAAACGGTAGGAATCAGGATTCCAAATAATAATATCCCGATCGCTCTCGTAAAAGCTTTGGGAAATCCACTCATTACAACTTCCATAAAGGATGATGACGATATAGTAGAATACCCTACTGACCCGGAAGAAATCTATGAATCCTTTAAAAACTTAGTGGATGTAGTAATTGATGGTGGATATGGGAATAATAATCCTTCAACTGTAATAGATTGCACTAAAGAGCCTGCGGAAATCGTTAGAGAAGGATTAGGAGAAATCATTTTATAA
- a CDS encoding WbqC family protein: protein MHKSILIELQYLPSVAFFSSLEGKEEMILEANEFFEKQTYRNRCHLLSSQQIEILTVPLQGANKKIKTRDIKIDNSQNWSKKHWRSIQTCYGKSPFFEFFADEFQPIYEKDYLYLWDVNLDLLTICLKITGQKIKITESGSYEKKVSENVMDARSLIHPKKPEILNQFHKPKAYNQSFGNNFEPNLSVIDLLMNEGPNTKTVIQQSIFK, encoded by the coding sequence ATGCATAAATCCATTTTAATAGAATTACAGTATTTACCTTCAGTAGCATTTTTTTCTAGCCTTGAAGGAAAAGAGGAAATGATTTTGGAAGCAAATGAGTTTTTTGAAAAGCAAACCTATAGAAATCGATGTCATCTGTTGTCATCTCAGCAGATTGAAATCTTAACTGTTCCGCTTCAAGGTGCTAATAAAAAGATCAAAACAAGAGATATTAAAATAGATAATAGTCAAAACTGGAGCAAAAAACACTGGCGAAGCATACAAACTTGCTATGGTAAATCACCCTTTTTTGAATTTTTTGCAGATGAATTCCAACCTATTTATGAAAAGGACTATCTTTATTTATGGGATGTGAATTTAGATTTACTGACAATCTGTCTTAAAATTACGGGTCAAAAAATAAAAATTACCGAAAGCGGCAGTTATGAAAAAAAGGTTTCAGAGAACGTTATGGATGCCAGGTCGTTAATACACCCTAAAAAACCAGAAATTTTAAATCAATTTCATAAACCAAAAGCCTACAACCAGAGTTTTGGCAACAATTTTGAACCGAACTTAAGTGTTATAGATTTGTTGATGAATGAAGGACCAAATACAAAAACTGTCATTCAGCAGTCAATTTTTAAATAA
- a CDS encoding ATP-dependent Clp protease ATP-binding subunit: MEAKFSNRVKEVISLSREEALRLGHDYIGTEHLLLGMVREGEGVAISLLKKLGVSLDELRGELERSTRGTATNNVKNLANIPLTKQSEKVLKITYLEAKIFKSQLIGTEHLLLSILRDEDNIASQVMEKFDVNYDVIKELLEYQTQNPMASSDTDDSDEDSGKIFGGSGSRETSGGGSSGSKTSEKSKTPVLDNFGRDLTKMAEEDKLDPIVGREKEIERVAQILSRRKKNNPILIGEPGVGKTAIAEGLALRIVQRKVSRVLFGKRVVTLDLASLVAGTKYRGQFEERMKAVMNELEKSPNVILFIDELHTIVGAGGASGSLDASNMFKPALARGEIQCIGATTLDEYRQYIEKDGALARRFQMVMVDATTPEETREILMNIKDKYEEHHNVNFTDDAIESCVRLSDRYISDRFLPDKAIDVMDEAGARVHLNNIHVPDEIVKLEASIEDIKKEKNQVVRSQKYEEAARLRDTEKKLIDELEAEKRKWEEDTKAKRYTVTEDNVAEVIAMMTGVPTKRVAQNESVKLKGMGDDLKKQVIGQDEAIGKLSKAIQRTRIGLKDPKKPIGSFVFLGPTGVGKTELAKVLSTYLFDKEDALIRIDMSEYMEKFSVSRLVGAPPGYVGYEEGGQLTEKVRRKPYSVVLLDEIEKAHPDVFNLLLQVLDDGILTDGLGRRVDFRNTIIIMTSNIGVRDLKDFGAGIGFSNSAKEDNSNEVMKSTIQNALKKAFSPEFLNRLDDVIVFNHLEREHLHKIIDISLKKVFDRMLSLGYDIDLTDAAKDFLSKKGYDQQYGARPLNRAIQKYLEDLVAEEILNENIKIGDSIIADHDGKSETLFIKSKKKKKEDKKGKKDQDKEDTNQENKKEAD; this comes from the coding sequence ATGGAAGCAAAATTTTCAAACAGAGTTAAAGAGGTAATTTCTTTGAGCCGTGAAGAGGCGCTTAGATTAGGCCATGACTATATTGGTACAGAGCACTTATTACTAGGAATGGTAAGAGAAGGGGAAGGCGTGGCGATCAGTCTCTTGAAAAAGCTTGGGGTTTCGCTCGATGAACTTCGAGGGGAATTAGAACGAAGCACAAGAGGAACCGCTACGAATAACGTAAAGAATCTAGCCAATATACCGTTGACAAAGCAATCTGAAAAAGTATTGAAAATTACTTATTTGGAAGCTAAAATTTTTAAAAGTCAATTAATCGGAACTGAGCATTTATTATTATCCATTTTGAGAGATGAAGACAATATCGCTTCTCAAGTGATGGAAAAATTTGATGTGAATTACGATGTGATTAAAGAGCTATTAGAATATCAAACCCAAAATCCTATGGCATCTTCAGATACTGATGATAGCGATGAGGATTCAGGTAAAATATTTGGCGGAAGTGGCTCAAGAGAAACTAGTGGTGGAGGCTCCAGTGGATCCAAAACTAGTGAAAAATCTAAAACACCTGTTTTAGATAACTTCGGACGCGATTTAACGAAAATGGCTGAAGAAGATAAATTAGATCCAATAGTTGGTCGTGAAAAAGAAATTGAGCGTGTAGCCCAAATTTTATCAAGAAGAAAGAAAAACAATCCAATTTTAATTGGTGAACCAGGCGTTGGTAAAACTGCCATTGCGGAAGGTTTAGCATTAAGAATTGTGCAAAGAAAAGTTTCTAGAGTTCTTTTTGGTAAAAGAGTAGTGACTTTGGATTTAGCTTCATTAGTAGCCGGAACAAAATACAGAGGTCAGTTCGAGGAAAGAATGAAAGCCGTAATGAATGAGTTGGAGAAATCTCCAAATGTTATCTTATTCATTGATGAGTTGCACACTATAGTAGGTGCAGGTGGCGCTTCAGGTTCTTTGGATGCCAGTAATATGTTTAAACCAGCCTTAGCAAGGGGCGAAATTCAATGTATAGGTGCCACTACTTTAGATGAGTATCGTCAATATATTGAAAAAGATGGTGCATTAGCTAGACGTTTCCAAATGGTAATGGTAGACGCTACCACTCCTGAAGAAACCAGAGAGATTCTAATGAACATCAAAGATAAATACGAAGAACATCACAATGTTAATTTTACAGATGATGCAATTGAATCTTGTGTAAGATTAAGTGATCGTTATATCTCTGATAGATTTTTACCTGATAAAGCCATTGATGTAATGGATGAAGCAGGTGCAAGAGTTCACTTGAATAATATCCATGTTCCTGATGAAATTGTGAAGTTAGAAGCTTCAATAGAAGACATCAAGAAAGAAAAAAATCAAGTTGTTAGAAGTCAGAAATATGAAGAAGCAGCTCGATTAAGAGATACTGAGAAAAAACTTATAGATGAGCTAGAAGCAGAGAAAAGAAAATGGGAGGAAGACACTAAAGCTAAGCGATACACGGTAACAGAAGATAATGTTGCCGAGGTTATCGCCATGATGACAGGTGTTCCAACTAAGCGTGTAGCTCAAAATGAAAGTGTGAAGTTGAAAGGAATGGGCGATGATTTGAAAAAGCAAGTCATTGGACAAGATGAAGCGATTGGAAAACTTTCTAAAGCTATTCAAAGAACAAGAATTGGTTTAAAAGATCCGAAAAAACCGATTGGTTCATTCGTTTTCTTAGGCCCAACTGGTGTTGGTAAAACCGAGCTGGCAAAAGTTCTTTCTACTTATTTATTCGATAAGGAAGATGCTCTTATCAGAATTGATATGAGTGAATATATGGAGAAATTTTCCGTATCGAGATTAGTTGGAGCGCCTCCAGGCTATGTTGGATATGAAGAAGGTGGTCAACTTACTGAAAAAGTAAGAAGAAAGCCTTATTCTGTAGTTCTTTTGGATGAGATTGAAAAAGCTCACCCAGATGTATTCAACTTATTATTACAAGTATTGGATGACGGTATCTTAACTGATGGACTCGGAAGAAGGGTTGATTTCAGAAATACAATTATCATCATGACTTCTAATATTGGGGTTCGTGACTTGAAAGATTTTGGAGCTGGAATTGGTTTCTCAAATAGCGCCAAAGAAGATAATTCAAATGAGGTCATGAAATCCACTATTCAAAATGCACTGAAAAAAGCTTTCAGTCCTGAGTTCTTGAATAGGCTGGATGATGTGATTGTGTTCAACCATCTTGAAAGAGAGCATTTACACAAAATCATTGACATTTCATTGAAAAAAGTCTTTGACAGAATGTTGTCTTTAGGGTATGATATTGATTTAACAGACGCAGCTAAAGATTTCTTATCGAAGAAAGGATATGATCAACAATATGGTGCAAGACCGTTGAACAGAGCCATCCAAAAGTATTTGGAAGATTTAGTAGCTGAAGAAATCTTAAATGAAAATATAAAAATTGGTGATTCCATCATAGCAGATCATGATGGTAAGAGCGAAACACTCTTTATCAAGTCGAAGAAAAAGAAAAAAGAAGATAAGAAGGGCAAAAAAGACCAAGATAAAGAAGACACTAACCAAGAAAATAAAAAAGAGGCTGATTAA